The Pontibacter pudoricolor genome contains a region encoding:
- a CDS encoding dsDNA nuclease domain-containing protein: MAEVSKGLNAGVHNATGIEFQKHCALFLLLEGYESLKGKKYFICIEHQDDFLFCLQNDIGELTSVEAFQAKKSSNKWSITDELCDILKKLVEVGVALKEDTIQKDKTYSHTLHFITNNSIALKAGSKPKFVTATINESNSRVEYLKLDKEIKDCLKEKVEAKLGSNVAAFKEIDNMIFGFIDLGRTRKSQIDQLIGKFTRIFGDKVNDPNAAVLTLLELFREIETAFNQGFKASLLDKKKRIECNTINQALDIITSQQMAFKVWRSFEKGIAKALGISLKHQKEFEYHFNNSFDLFKDLHQVEHQKILSFVYSNEALLENHSEEATFVIELLDMFKSQYNSQLSELEVKAAIFAASIELINSHE; this comes from the coding sequence ATGGCTGAAGTATCTAAAGGATTAAATGCTGGTGTTCATAATGCAACGGGTATTGAGTTTCAAAAGCATTGTGCACTATTCCTACTATTAGAAGGCTACGAAAGCTTAAAAGGTAAAAAATATTTTATTTGTATAGAACATCAAGATGATTTTCTCTTCTGTCTTCAGAATGATATTGGGGAATTAACTTCTGTTGAAGCTTTTCAAGCTAAGAAATCATCTAATAAATGGAGTATAACAGATGAACTTTGTGATATTTTGAAAAAACTTGTTGAGGTGGGAGTGGCTTTAAAAGAAGACACAATACAAAAAGACAAAACCTACTCACATACATTACATTTTATAACAAACAATTCAATTGCATTAAAAGCTGGAAGCAAACCAAAGTTTGTAACTGCAACAATTAATGAATCTAATAGTCGTGTAGAATACTTAAAACTGGATAAAGAAATCAAAGATTGTCTTAAAGAAAAAGTTGAAGCTAAGTTAGGCAGCAATGTAGCTGCATTTAAAGAGATTGATAATATGATTTTCGGATTTATCGATTTAGGTAGAACTCGGAAATCTCAAATTGACCAATTAATAGGGAAATTTACTCGAATATTTGGAGACAAGGTTAATGACCCCAATGCAGCTGTTTTAACCTTGTTAGAATTGTTTAGAGAAATAGAAACCGCTTTTAATCAGGGGTTTAAAGCTAGTTTATTAGATAAGAAGAAGAGAATAGAATGTAATACAATAAATCAAGCATTAGATATTATTACTTCTCAGCAAATGGCTTTTAAAGTTTGGAGAAGTTTTGAAAAGGGCATCGCAAAGGCTTTAGGTATTAGTCTAAAACATCAGAAGGAATTTGAATACCATTTCAATAACAGCTTTGACCTATTTAAAGATTTGCATCAAGTTGAACATCAAAAGATTTTATCTTTTGTCTACAGTAACGAAGCCTTACTTGAAAACCATAGCGAAGAAGCAACATTTGTAATTGAATTGTTGGATATGTTCAAATCACAATACAATTCTCAACTATCTGAACTTGAAGTTAAAGCAGCAATTTTTGCAGCATCTATAGAATTAATAAACAGTCATGAGTAA
- a CDS encoding SAM hydrolase/SAM-dependent halogenase family protein: MAVITFLSDFGYTDHYVAAVKAKLLSLDADCKIVDITHAIEPYNIAHAEYVLGSVYQEFPEGTVHLVGVDTQRNKDGKFHAARHKGHYFLLSDNGLLSLITDGRPELVVELNADDPYMPFPVKDLLAPAAVYLAKGGDIEVLGERTFNIRQLLNRQLRLNDHSITGHVIHVDRYGNLITNITRDSVDTIAHGRTFTIHFGRETIGRILPNYSHIDDGECCCIFNSQNQLCIGINKGHAAELLGLGFDSQIDVRFYPGS; this comes from the coding sequence ATGGCTGTAATTACGTTTCTATCCGATTTTGGATATACTGATCATTATGTGGCTGCGGTGAAGGCAAAATTGCTTTCGCTAGACGCTGATTGCAAGATAGTTGACATTACCCATGCCATAGAGCCCTATAACATAGCGCACGCCGAGTATGTTTTGGGTTCTGTGTACCAGGAGTTCCCGGAAGGCACCGTGCATTTGGTTGGTGTAGATACCCAGCGCAACAAGGATGGCAAATTTCATGCGGCCCGGCACAAAGGCCACTATTTCCTGTTGTCTGATAATGGCCTGCTTTCGCTGATAACCGACGGTAGACCGGAGCTGGTGGTAGAGCTGAATGCCGATGACCCCTACATGCCCTTCCCGGTGAAAGACTTGCTGGCACCCGCTGCTGTGTACCTGGCCAAAGGCGGCGATATAGAGGTACTGGGCGAGCGTACGTTCAACATCCGGCAATTGCTTAACCGCCAGCTGCGCCTCAACGACCACTCCATTACCGGCCATGTTATCCACGTAGACCGCTACGGAAACCTTATCACAAACATAACCCGCGACAGCGTAGATACCATTGCCCATGGCAGAACTTTTACGATACATTTTGGCCGCGAAACGATAGGCCGCATCCTACCAAACTATAGCCACATCGACGACGGTGAATGCTGCTGCATCTTTAATTCCCAAAACCAGCTTTGCATCGGCATTAACAAGGGCCACGCGGCTGAGCTGTTAGGCCTGGGCTTCGACTCGCAGATAGACGTGCGCTTTTATCCGGGAAGCTGA
- a CDS encoding PhoH family protein yields the protein MVEKVITLENISLIDFLGTENQNIKQLAAAFPSSKIISRGNEIKIQGQTPEITKIHEILSSLIDHYHKFGKITHNSVNRYLSSDSFTDEEVIVTSPDVIVYGSKGGVIKAKTPNQQKLVDAIEKNDLVFALGPAGTGKTYVSVAMAVRALKNKEVKKIIISRPVVEAGESLGFLPGDMKEKVDPYLRPIYDALEDMIPVEKLKYYQENKIIEIAPLAYMRGRTLNNAFVLLDEAQNTTPAQMKMFLTRMGPNAKLMVNGDWSQIDLPRNQRSGLMEALNILRGVKGIGVVEMTADDVVRHRLVKDIVNAYSKLEEERRAKRDAQAEEDEKNGVVNNNRRFRNNVQV from the coding sequence TTGGTAGAGAAAGTAATAACACTCGAGAATATTTCCCTGATAGACTTTTTGGGGACCGAAAATCAGAATATTAAACAACTCGCTGCCGCATTTCCGAGCAGCAAAATCATATCAAGAGGAAACGAGATCAAAATACAGGGGCAAACCCCTGAGATCACAAAAATTCACGAAATACTTTCGTCGCTGATAGACCATTACCACAAGTTCGGGAAGATTACGCATAACAGCGTAAATAGATACCTTTCTTCGGATTCTTTTACGGATGAAGAAGTTATAGTTACCTCTCCGGACGTGATTGTGTATGGCTCGAAGGGTGGCGTTATAAAAGCGAAAACCCCGAATCAGCAAAAACTGGTGGATGCTATTGAGAAGAACGACCTGGTATTTGCCTTAGGGCCTGCCGGTACAGGAAAAACCTATGTGTCGGTGGCCATGGCGGTGCGTGCGCTTAAGAACAAGGAAGTAAAGAAGATCATTATCTCCAGACCAGTAGTAGAAGCCGGCGAAAGCCTTGGTTTTTTGCCGGGTGATATGAAGGAGAAGGTGGATCCGTATCTGCGCCCGATCTATGATGCCCTGGAAGACATGATCCCGGTTGAAAAGCTGAAGTATTACCAGGAAAACAAGATCATCGAAATTGCACCGTTGGCTTATATGCGTGGCCGTACGCTGAACAACGCGTTTGTGCTGCTGGATGAAGCCCAGAACACGACGCCAGCCCAGATGAAGATGTTCCTGACCCGTATGGGCCCGAACGCGAAACTGATGGTGAACGGCGACTGGTCGCAGATAGACTTACCGCGCAACCAGCGTTCCGGTTTAATGGAGGCGCTGAACATTCTTCGGGGCGTAAAAGGCATTGGCGTGGTCGAGATGACTGCCGATGATGTAGTTCGTCACAGACTGGTGAAAGACATCGTGAATGCCTACAGCAAGCTGGAAGAGGAACGTCGTGCCAAGCGCGATGCACAGGCCGAAGAGGATGAGAAGAACGGTGTGGTAAACAACAACAGGCGTTTTAGAAATAACGTGCAGGTATAG
- the hscB gene encoding Fe-S protein assembly co-chaperone HscB: MNYFEFYNIPESFMADEKAIKAKYYQLSREYHPDFYANETPEKQQEILQLSTLNTNAYRTLSDQDLRMQYILKEHGLLEEGGKNELPGEFLMEMMDINEELMELEFDFDAAKLHQISEQTIGLVAQLDNDILPVLQRYPELHGITKDEALDEVKTYYLKKKYLLRIQETLSKFATRS, translated from the coding sequence ATGAATTACTTCGAGTTTTATAACATACCGGAAAGCTTTATGGCTGATGAGAAAGCGATAAAAGCGAAATATTACCAGCTTAGCCGCGAGTACCATCCAGACTTTTACGCCAACGAAACTCCTGAAAAGCAACAGGAAATCCTGCAGCTCTCTACCCTGAACACCAACGCCTACCGCACCCTCTCCGACCAGGACCTGCGCATGCAGTACATTTTAAAAGAACATGGCCTGCTGGAAGAAGGCGGCAAGAACGAGCTGCCGGGAGAGTTCCTGATGGAGATGATGGACATAAATGAAGAGCTGATGGAACTGGAGTTCGATTTTGATGCGGCTAAACTACACCAGATAAGCGAACAGACAATTGGTTTAGTTGCCCAGCTCGACAACGACATACTGCCGGTGCTGCAACGCTACCCAGAACTACACGGCATTACCAAAGACGAGGCCCTGGACGAAGTAAAAACCTACTATCTAAAGAAAAAATATTTGTTGCGTATTCAGGAAACATTATCTAAGTTTGCAACCCGTTCCTGA
- a CDS encoding ELWxxDGT repeat protein, with amino-acid sequence MNNKLLPLLFIFCLLYVQTHAQIQVTDIQWSNTELSSMPSGYLEYNGKLYFAATSDNYGEELWVSDGTELNTLLFKDLNPGSAGSSPRNLIILNNELYFIANDGISGQQLFKTDGTIGNIQKLTNFIDKTIPRLTLVNDQIYFTITETILDGGNGFLEIWKSNGTKAGTTLIKDKIDTWSNVTAFEGSCNGLFLFESQATDSPNYTKMWRSDGTPEGTYPLTPDLEGSGSGYDDFGRSGGSSMFSQYIIHENNLYFVARGTIFGSDQSVGIMKTDGTVENTVPVGKVHEGYMINYGGVAEVNGKLYFSFFEYKKNRLFIWETDGTATGTEKVYDITAEQYFGPSNLIVDESKLLFTSAGSSGTGTSLISFDPKSREAAPVTQIEDVTTKPYEFFGGIFNSNKLFSIKPGLVYLGLNIPNVTNAKDYFVINIPAASKVKVPALFYATNFYLFKGQQYFAGYKSDSGVELWSTGETLENFRLVKNINKGKTGIYSREVVTLGDDIIFDTHEAKAAKGRELWQFNTSSQTASVLSDINPGTPSSDPVQLVKFKDKIYFIANQNTTGREIWSTDGTDAGTVRLTDYPNSVWSMSPDLLTNQGDQSLYFAAYNEQENRSYLMKTDGATITTVKDVGINIHNSPLFIKEIVAAPDKVFFATKFDGDDLWVSNGTEAGTQKLKDLCNIKNMTYSNGSVYFIANEDGDCKGEVKLWKSDGTVSGTKPVFEPGAMPFTNIRSLYSYNNTIYFVAYTADSGSEIWKTNGFAAGTAILKEIGPGALAGIGNPNFTIFNDKLYFAADDGAHGTELWQTDGTTGNTFMVADIAAGSIASMPQNLTPIGNKLYLNASTTETGRELWVTEGTEVSLAAEMVPGSNHSDPTNIMLVNDKVYFMANTLNAGRQLWMLNGEEVTGVEEELIKKSLTVFPNPASEYIAFVYDKGGKVRVSDMQLIDMQGRKQAVNANWKEGKINISHLSPGIYLLNFQIGTERVSKKFIKINQAL; translated from the coding sequence ATGAATAACAAACTTCTACCCCTTCTATTTATTTTTTGCCTGCTTTATGTACAGACACATGCACAAATCCAGGTAACCGATATCCAGTGGTCAAATACTGAGTTAAGCTCTATGCCATCAGGGTATTTAGAGTATAATGGGAAACTATACTTTGCAGCTACCTCTGACAATTATGGAGAAGAACTCTGGGTAAGTGACGGCACGGAGTTAAACACACTTCTTTTTAAAGATCTGAATCCAGGATCAGCAGGTTCCTCTCCCAGGAACCTGATCATTTTAAATAATGAGCTCTATTTTATTGCAAACGATGGTATAAGTGGTCAGCAGTTGTTTAAGACGGATGGTACCATAGGCAACATTCAAAAGCTTACCAACTTCATTGACAAAACTATTCCAAGACTGACCCTGGTGAATGATCAGATATACTTTACGATTACAGAAACTATATTAGATGGGGGAAATGGCTTTTTAGAGATATGGAAGAGCAATGGTACAAAAGCGGGTACAACGTTAATAAAAGATAAAATAGATACCTGGAGTAATGTAACAGCCTTTGAAGGTAGCTGTAACGGGCTGTTCCTTTTTGAATCGCAGGCAACAGATAGCCCTAACTATACAAAAATGTGGAGAAGCGATGGTACCCCTGAGGGAACATACCCGTTAACTCCTGATCTTGAAGGAAGTGGTTCTGGTTATGATGACTTTGGTAGATCTGGTGGTAGCAGCATGTTCTCTCAATATATCATTCATGAGAATAACCTATACTTTGTAGCTCGTGGTACCATCTTTGGCTCAGATCAGAGTGTTGGGATTATGAAAACCGATGGTACAGTCGAAAATACTGTGCCGGTAGGTAAAGTGCATGAAGGCTATATGATCAATTATGGTGGAGTAGCTGAGGTGAATGGCAAGTTATACTTCTCATTTTTTGAGTATAAAAAGAACAGGCTTTTTATCTGGGAGACCGATGGTACTGCAACAGGTACAGAAAAGGTTTATGATATAACTGCAGAGCAATACTTTGGGCCATCTAACCTTATAGTTGATGAATCTAAACTCTTGTTTACAAGCGCTGGAAGTAGTGGAACAGGTACTTCCCTGATAAGTTTTGATCCTAAAAGCAGGGAGGCTGCACCAGTAACACAGATTGAAGATGTTACCACAAAACCTTATGAATTTTTTGGTGGAATATTTAACAGTAATAAACTCTTTAGTATAAAGCCAGGGCTGGTATATTTAGGATTAAACATACCCAACGTTACAAATGCTAAAGACTATTTTGTTATCAATATTCCGGCTGCAAGTAAAGTAAAAGTTCCAGCCTTATTTTACGCTACTAATTTCTATTTATTTAAGGGGCAGCAATATTTTGCTGGCTACAAATCAGATTCAGGGGTAGAGCTTTGGTCAACAGGTGAAACGCTGGAAAACTTTAGACTCGTAAAAAATATAAATAAGGGTAAAACCGGAATTTACAGTAGAGAGGTAGTCACCTTAGGAGACGACATAATTTTTGATACGCATGAAGCGAAGGCTGCTAAAGGTAGGGAGTTGTGGCAGTTTAATACCAGTTCTCAAACAGCCTCTGTCTTATCTGATATAAACCCGGGAACCCCCTCATCGGATCCTGTACAACTGGTAAAGTTTAAAGATAAAATCTATTTTATTGCCAATCAGAATACTACCGGAAGGGAAATATGGTCTACTGATGGTACTGATGCGGGCACAGTAAGACTGACAGATTATCCAAACTCGGTATGGTCCATGTCCCCGGATCTGTTGACTAACCAGGGCGATCAGAGTCTGTATTTTGCTGCTTATAATGAACAGGAGAACCGTAGTTACCTCATGAAAACAGATGGTGCTACAATTACCACGGTAAAAGACGTGGGGATAAACATACATAATTCTCCATTATTTATAAAAGAAATTGTAGCAGCACCAGACAAAGTGTTTTTCGCAACTAAATTTGATGGTGACGACTTGTGGGTAAGTAATGGCACAGAGGCAGGTACTCAAAAGCTGAAGGACCTTTGCAATATTAAGAATATGACTTACAGCAACGGTTCTGTCTATTTTATTGCTAACGAAGATGGAGATTGCAAAGGGGAAGTAAAGCTCTGGAAGTCTGATGGCACAGTTTCAGGAACAAAACCAGTTTTTGAGCCAGGGGCGATGCCATTTACAAACATAAGAAGCCTTTATAGTTATAACAATACAATTTATTTTGTTGCATATACCGCGGATTCTGGAAGTGAAATCTGGAAGACAAATGGTTTTGCAGCAGGCACTGCCATCTTGAAAGAGATTGGGCCTGGTGCTTTGGCGGGCATAGGAAATCCTAACTTTACCATTTTTAACGATAAGCTTTATTTTGCAGCAGATGATGGCGCACATGGAACAGAACTGTGGCAGACTGACGGAACTACTGGCAACACGTTTATGGTAGCTGATATTGCTGCCGGAAGTATCGCATCGATGCCTCAAAATTTGACCCCAATTGGGAATAAGCTTTATTTAAATGCCTCTACCACAGAAACCGGAAGGGAATTGTGGGTGACAGAAGGGACTGAAGTTTCACTTGCGGCAGAGATGGTTCCAGGATCAAATCATTCTGATCCAACTAATATAATGCTGGTAAATGATAAGGTTTACTTTATGGCTAACACACTTAACGCCGGAAGACAGCTTTGGATGTTAAATGGGGAAGAAGTAACAGGGGTGGAGGAAGAGTTAATAAAGAAGAGCCTTACTGTATTTCCCAATCCTGCATCTGAATACATTGCATTTGTATATGACAAAGGAGGCAAAGTTAGAGTAAGCGATATGCAGCTTATAGACATGCAAGGCAGAAAGCAGGCTGTTAATGCTAACTGGAAAGAAGGGAAAATAAATATAAGCCATCTCTCGCCAGGTATTTACCTGTTGAACTTCCAAATAGGCACAGAACGGGTATCAAAGAAGTTTATTAAAATAAACCAGGCGCTTTAA
- a CDS encoding putative quinol monooxygenase, giving the protein MLIRIVRMTFQPEKTGEFLEIFRTSKDKIRAFEGCNHVELLQDLNHPNVYSTYSLWDSEEHLNNYRDSELFGQVWKATKALFADKPQAWSNVQVNV; this is encoded by the coding sequence ATGTTGATTCGCATCGTCAGGATGACTTTTCAACCGGAGAAGACCGGGGAGTTTTTGGAGATATTCCGCACTTCTAAAGACAAGATCAGGGCATTTGAAGGTTGCAACCACGTGGAGCTTTTGCAGGACCTGAACCACCCTAATGTGTACAGTACCTATAGTTTGTGGGACTCTGAAGAACATCTGAACAACTACCGTGACTCAGAGCTTTTCGGGCAGGTTTGGAAGGCTACTAAAGCGCTTTTTGCTGATAAACCACAGGCCTGGTCGAATGTGCAGGTAAATGTTTAG
- a CDS encoding recombinase family protein, which produces MKKDKDLFKTQRQKRAKKEETSQNVVIYTRVSTKEQFETNASLDTQKRICEDFAKKNGFNVIKLFGDTYESAKTDKSRKQFQAMLDFVKKHKKDLHGIIVYDYSRFSRSEENLLLVFELKKLGVEVLSATQATDTQSPSGRLSRAVQLVLANFDNEQKSERTKAGIVEKLRQGIWATKLPKGYKKNQETRTIEIDANGELIREAFHLIAAGDTITSVKRKMDRKGLKLDIRRWSDIFNNPFYAGLIVHKLLEHEPIKGKHPQIVSEELWKQVKRNRSGKEVVITNQHGSVFFPLKGFITCSCGRKFTGYQAKKKSKPNGEFFYYKCNNPQCYTNVSAKTAEKEFVNFLSELTLNRSLHGLFKKQLKATYLDYQKETIAKKRELELTIKDFDEKRLKLTDKFLYHDLEKEIYQEHKRLLEEGKAAAIYELNFLQVELSNPTEFIDFAMYIAVNLNEMWEKLKSKSRKGYRI; this is translated from the coding sequence ATGAAGAAAGACAAAGACCTTTTTAAAACCCAAAGACAGAAGAGAGCCAAAAAGGAAGAAACCTCCCAAAATGTAGTTATATATACACGTGTGAGCACAAAGGAGCAGTTTGAAACTAATGCTAGTCTAGATACTCAGAAAAGAATTTGTGAAGACTTTGCAAAGAAGAATGGATTTAATGTAATAAAGCTTTTTGGAGACACTTATGAGAGTGCGAAAACTGATAAGAGTAGAAAGCAATTTCAGGCAATGTTAGACTTCGTAAAGAAGCACAAAAAGGATTTACATGGCATCATAGTTTATGATTACTCAAGATTCTCAAGGTCTGAAGAGAACTTGCTATTAGTTTTTGAATTGAAAAAGTTAGGTGTTGAAGTTCTATCAGCTACTCAGGCAACTGATACTCAATCACCATCGGGGAGATTATCTAGAGCAGTACAATTGGTATTAGCAAATTTTGATAATGAGCAGAAGAGTGAGAGAACTAAGGCTGGTATAGTTGAAAAGCTTAGACAAGGTATATGGGCAACTAAACTGCCGAAAGGTTATAAGAAGAATCAAGAAACAAGGACAATTGAAATTGATGCAAATGGAGAGCTTATTAGGGAAGCATTTCATTTAATTGCTGCTGGCGATACAATTACATCAGTTAAAAGGAAAATGGATAGAAAGGGTCTTAAACTTGATATTAGAAGATGGAGTGATATTTTCAACAATCCCTTTTACGCTGGTTTAATCGTTCATAAACTATTAGAACATGAGCCAATAAAGGGTAAACACCCTCAAATTGTTTCTGAAGAACTATGGAAACAAGTTAAGAGAAATCGTAGTGGTAAAGAAGTTGTTATCACTAACCAACATGGCTCTGTTTTCTTTCCTCTTAAAGGATTTATTACTTGTTCTTGCGGGAGAAAATTTACTGGATATCAAGCAAAGAAAAAGAGCAAGCCTAACGGTGAATTTTTCTATTACAAGTGTAATAATCCCCAATGCTATACCAATGTCTCAGCTAAAACTGCTGAAAAGGAATTTGTAAATTTCTTATCTGAGTTAACACTTAATAGAAGTTTGCATGGGCTTTTCAAAAAACAGTTGAAAGCAACATATCTAGACTATCAAAAGGAAACAATAGCTAAAAAGAGAGAGCTTGAATTAACTATTAAGGACTTTGATGAAAAGAGACTAAAGCTAACTGACAAATTCCTATATCATGATTTAGAAAAAGAAATCTATCAAGAACATAAAAGACTGTTAGAGGAAGGTAAGGCTGCTGCTATCTATGAGTTAAACTTTTTACAGGTAGAGTTATCGAACCCAACAGAGTTTATTGATTTTGCGATGTATATAGCCGTAAATCTTAATGAAATGTGGGAAAAGCTGAAATCGAAATCAAGAAAAGGCTACAGAATTTAG
- a CDS encoding P-loop NTPase family protein, giving the protein MSNRLEFNRLFAYSEKENKYFNTEFGKGVNIIHGRNTSGKSTVLLSLLYTFGINDVKLQLDEVLQTNLLFRLDCTLYKNHIGEDLTIIREDEILIVKRADKPVIRFSGISSDNSAEHIKLKHYFHELFGFSLFLESKNEYKEAPIETIFLPYYISQAVGWVYLRKSFSNLDYYRNFKDDYLDYYLGIDNFFDRISKQQLEDELKTLQKEISFFTKFENNDIGLQVSKILDERFTKESLRYLEAFSHNQKELATKEKEFTLKCNELSLFLQRKAVLSKVAVHHKLQSPVNGNCPVCSQSLPLNLAATYKFLQESNDTESETLLYKEKIKKTQSEVNTLYSKISKLKKNIHQEFKVLSAYHEEDMTFENWLKNKTYNRLYDNITMKLGELVRKEEAVKVDLKKYKTEEEVILERTKRVNAFATIFTAYLAQLKVKSLEEERYINIYKISAFPYQGVELHKTVMAYHFAFNKLIKQNQNVHRFPFILDAIFKEDIEHKNKDLIIEFISKNRPKDTQTFFSIAEIKGEKSEVKRYNAEYFDNNAHLICIGNNVSERAFLSNYDDRWSDYLTETLEMINSQ; this is encoded by the coding sequence ATGAGTAACAGACTAGAGTTTAACCGCTTATTTGCCTATTCTGAAAAAGAAAATAAGTATTTTAATACTGAATTTGGTAAAGGTGTCAATATAATACACGGACGAAATACGTCAGGGAAGAGTACAGTGTTACTCTCTTTGCTTTATACATTTGGAATAAATGATGTTAAACTTCAATTAGATGAAGTCCTTCAAACCAATTTACTTTTTCGCCTAGATTGTACATTATATAAGAATCATATAGGTGAGGATTTAACAATCATAAGAGAAGATGAAATCTTGATTGTAAAGAGGGCAGACAAACCTGTTATAAGATTTAGCGGGATTAGTAGTGATAACTCAGCTGAACACATCAAACTCAAACACTATTTTCATGAGCTATTTGGTTTCTCATTGTTCCTAGAAAGTAAAAATGAATACAAGGAAGCACCTATTGAAACAATTTTTTTACCATATTATATATCTCAAGCAGTGGGATGGGTTTATCTACGTAAATCCTTTAGCAACTTAGACTATTACAGAAACTTTAAGGATGATTATCTAGATTATTACCTAGGGATTGATAATTTCTTTGATAGAATTTCAAAACAACAGTTAGAAGATGAATTAAAGACCCTACAAAAGGAAATTAGCTTCTTTACTAAGTTTGAAAATAATGATATAGGCTTACAAGTATCGAAGATTTTAGATGAAAGATTTACAAAAGAATCATTAAGATATCTTGAAGCATTTAGTCATAATCAGAAAGAATTAGCTACTAAAGAGAAAGAATTTACTCTGAAATGTAATGAACTGAGCCTTTTCTTACAAAGAAAGGCAGTTCTATCTAAAGTTGCTGTTCATCATAAATTGCAAAGCCCAGTTAATGGAAACTGTCCTGTGTGTTCACAAAGTCTACCATTAAATCTTGCTGCTACATATAAATTTCTACAGGAATCAAATGATACTGAATCTGAAACTCTTCTGTACAAAGAAAAAATCAAAAAGACTCAATCTGAAGTAAATACACTTTACAGTAAAATATCAAAGCTAAAGAAGAATATTCATCAAGAATTCAAAGTACTAAGTGCATATCATGAAGAGGATATGACTTTCGAGAATTGGTTAAAGAATAAAACTTACAATAGACTTTATGATAACATAACTATGAAGCTTGGAGAATTAGTTAGAAAAGAAGAGGCAGTTAAGGTAGACTTAAAGAAATATAAAACAGAAGAAGAAGTCATATTAGAGAGAACAAAGAGGGTTAATGCTTTTGCTACAATTTTTACAGCTTACTTAGCTCAGTTGAAAGTCAAGTCACTTGAAGAAGAACGATATATAAACATTTATAAAATTTCAGCCTTCCCATATCAAGGAGTTGAATTACATAAGACAGTTATGGCTTACCATTTTGCTTTTAACAAACTAATCAAGCAAAATCAGAATGTGCATAGATTTCCTTTCATATTGGATGCTATCTTCAAAGAAGATATAGAACATAAAAACAAAGATTTAATAATTGAATTTATCAGCAAAAATAGACCAAAGGATACACAAACCTTTTTCTCGATTGCTGAGATTAAAGGTGAGAAGAGCGAAGTTAAAAGATACAATGCAGAGTATTTTGATAACAATGCCCATTTAATATGTATCGGTAATAATGTAAGTGAACGTGCCTTCTTGTCTAATTATGATGATAGGTGGTCTGATTATTTAACAGAAACACTAGAAATGATAAATAGTCAGTAG
- a CDS encoding GNAT family N-acetyltransferase, which translates to MIQVIRAEQDQDLKKAFRIREQVFVEEQQVPRDAEYDGYEATASHYLATFEGVPCGAARWRTTDYGVKLERFAVLPDYRNKQVGAEVLKAVLSDVKAEQNGKKVYLHAQLPAVNFYKRNGFITEGDMFTECDIQHYKMIFAG; encoded by the coding sequence ATGATACAGGTTATCAGGGCAGAGCAGGATCAGGACCTGAAGAAAGCTTTCCGGATACGGGAGCAGGTTTTTGTGGAAGAACAGCAGGTGCCCCGCGATGCCGAATACGATGGGTATGAGGCGACTGCCAGCCATTACTTAGCTACTTTTGAAGGCGTACCCTGCGGGGCAGCCCGATGGCGCACCACCGACTATGGCGTGAAACTGGAGCGCTTTGCCGTGTTACCTGACTATAGGAACAAACAGGTTGGCGCGGAAGTGTTAAAGGCTGTGTTAAGTGATGTGAAAGCTGAGCAAAATGGCAAGAAAGTTTATTTGCATGCCCAGTTGCCTGCAGTAAACTTTTACAAACGCAACGGCTTTATAACCGAAGGCGATATGTTTACGGAATGCGATATACAACACTATAAAATGATTTTTGCCGGCTAA